A portion of the Myripristis murdjan chromosome 13, fMyrMur1.1, whole genome shotgun sequence genome contains these proteins:
- the LOC115370069 gene encoding histone H3.3 has product MARTKQTARKSTGGKAPRKQLATKAARKSAPSTGGVKKPHRYRPGTVALREIRRYQKSTELLIRKLPFQRLVREIAQDFKTDLRFQSAAIGALQEASEAYLVGLFEDTNLCAIHAKRVTIMPKDIQLARRIRGERA; this is encoded by the exons ATGGCCCGTACCAAGCAGACTGCCCGTAAGTCCACTGGAGGCAAAGCCCCCCGTAAGCAGCTGGCCACAAAGGCTGCCCGCAAGAGCGCCCCTTCCACCGGTGGGGTCAAGAAGCCCCATCGCTACAG gCCTGGTACAGTGGCTCTGCGTGAGATCCGTCGTTACCAGAAGTCCACTGAGCTGCTGATCCGCAAGCTGCCCTTCCAGCGCCTGGTGAGAGAAATCGCCCAGGACTTCAAGACAGACCTGCGTTTCCAGAGCGCAGCCATCGGAGCTCTGCAG GAGGCCAGCGAGGCCTACCTGGTGGGTCTGTTTGAGGACACCAACTTGTGCGCCATCCATGCCAAGCGTGTCACCATCATGCCCAAAGACATCCAGCTGGCACGCCGCATCCGTGGAGAGCGTGCTtaa